The following nucleotide sequence is from Bactrocera oleae isolate idBacOlea1 chromosome 2, idBacOlea1, whole genome shotgun sequence.
CTTGGAAACATATATCACTCGTAAACTCTTAATTTACTCATAACAGACTTACCATAGGCAGTTGTTAACATTTGACACACTTTGTAACAATTAATTTCAttgtttatgcaaaattttatacaaattctttgatccatttcttttaacaaacgaaaatcgcctAGCTAATAAAAACAAGTCTAACCTTTGTTACTGCTACAGACAAAGTGAGCAAGGAATATAGTTGAAAATTATATCGTAGTTCATGGGCatgtatatcaacataataagAGTTTTGACAATTGGACCCTCCAAACTCGCGAGATTtcaaaattcccgttattttttgaacacacctcgtatattcataattttaatttctcgaAAATTAATTGATTCCCAATTCGAAAATTTCTTTGAATTGAAATCTatgtttatttcttatatttgtatatttaaattactgCAAAAGAAATTGTGTAAAAGTGAGGTTAATCGTCAGTTGATCATCATAATCCAAAAAATTCTAGCCAAACTTCGGGGGTTCTAAACGGTTGGCATCCaatagaaattttttcattttactcaTTCTTTCTATCCACgttgttttatataaacaagCTTCAAGTTAAATTAAGGTtgtttaataaggaaaaaagatattttataaaaatctgcatcttgattttgattggtcattTGGCAGCTATATCTACAATAATCTGTGTCGAATTTCGCGaagatggcagctatatcctttaGGGGCCCGCTACGCGATTCCGACAATTAAGCAGATTTTTGGacagaaaaggacgtgtacaaaatttatgATCAAATGATACAAATAGACAGACGGTTATGATTAAATCGGcccagctcgtcatgctgtgTATTGTggcatacttaatatacccagttcagGGTAGCAGAAAAAGACCTGAGCTGATTGCATAAACCTTTGGCATCGCTctggtatactcgagaacatatttttaagcaataaatttaaataacttacacactgaccgacatattcggcataaagtttgttagaataacgaaaatcctTATATGAAGTTAATGAGCGTTGGAGTAATTCGTAgactaatttcacatatttactTAATGTTAAAAGTACTTCGTGTCTCCTTTTTGTATTCGTACGTTTGCTATCAGATAGATTaactaatttaataatactaGTGCATTTACTAATTATCAAATACTCATGAAAACATCTACAGTTGTATTTGTATGaagatatatgtaattatatgaGATATCCTTGCCACAAACAAATCatgataataattaaataaacactttctttCTTTAACATTGGCAAATACTAGTAAAGGGCAAAAGTGGAtattaaaaggaaaattttacagttattaTTTGGTAAAGGTAACTCCAAGTTTACACAAGTAAATTATGCCGCCGCCGAAATTGACCGAATCCGCGTTAATTGTCATTATTACTCCCTATTTATGGACATTTTCACTGTTCGCTGTTGTGATGCCACCATTTATGATATTGCGTAGAACACCATCCGATCGGCTTGAGTTTTGTATTATATTCGCTGTATATATACTGTTTCAATTGAGTATAAGCGTCTGGGCCGAATATTTAAATAGTGCGAAGATCAGTAATTTTGTGCACAGGAACTCTATGGATAGTGTGACTTATGTTTTAAGTCTTGGTATCAATATCGTGCAACTCATAGTGCAAACAGTTATCTATACTCAAGCATTAACCGGATACCAACTTCTTCAGAGCCTACTTGATAGCGTGATGCAGCTAGAATCGGATGTAAGACTGCATTGTTCAGCTGTGTTCACGTTCTGCTCTATGCGCTGGCGATTTCATAAGCGTATAGACGTTTGGTTAATGATAGTTTGTGTTTTTCTGCCGCAACTGACTTATACCCTCGGCACGGCTACACTAACAACACTTTCTAAATGCATAATTGTGTTTTGCTCCATATTGATTCAAATGAAAGGAGTTGAATATTGTGTATGGGCGCAAATAATACAGGAGCTGTTACACCTGGTGCAGCAACAGCTGATACATTTGAAACGAGAACTGGTGCGCTGTAAGAGAATGGAGCTGCGTTGTAGTTTGTTCGCTGAATTACAAGCCAATCAAAAATTGCTGGCTCGTGTCTGGGATCTACTCAATCGAATGGAGCGCTTTTTTTGCATTCCAATACTTTTTTTGCTATTCTTTTATAATGGATTTTTAAAGATACAAACCATACATTGgggctatattaattttgagCTTGATGATTTCAAGCTTCGCTTATGTGAGTTTAGTATAATATAGTACATCTCTACTTTTCACAGAAATTCACCAGCCGTTCAAAGTCGGCTTATCGTTCTCACAATTAGTTAATATTGTGACCTTACTCAACATAGTATTTGGTTGCAATACCAGTTCAAAAAGCATTCATCTCTAAtgtgcatgcatatatgtagttttgtatatgaaaataacaaataaatagtttacactttttttttttaaataggtcGCATTTGCTACATTGCCATGTTGGTTTTTTCCTTGTTTATACCCTGCTACCGGAGTCAGTGCTGCATTGATGAGGTAATATcaaactaatataaatattaccaAGTATAATAAACTTTTTGTAACCCTTTGCAGTACAATCGATTCGGTACAAtattacataaattgaaaactgTTGGGATCGATGAACAACTGAATATGCGTGTACAGGAGTATTCGCTTCAACTGATGCATCAAAAGATGCTCTTCACTTGCGGTGGTCTCTTTGATATAAACTTGCAGAATTTTGGAGCGGTAATAAAATAAGTACAAATGattatgaaattttgtaaaaactcatctttttttcacaataatttaGACTATCTTGACGATTGCCACTTACATTGTTATActaattcaattcaaattacAAGCTGAAACGGGAAGGAAATCGAGACTTGAAGCGCATattgaataaagaaaaaaaaaattaaatgtaatttccttattattatttatataataaatatatgatataatattagcTATTTAGTGTTGATCCGAATGTCAAGAAATAAATACCTtgagtttatatatacatatgtatatatatctatatacccCTGATCAGGGTATATCAAGTTGgctacgatgtttgtaacacccagaaggaaacattgAATACCATATaaagttcatatatatatgtatatatcaggATAACGATTTGAGTTAATTTAaccatgttcgtctgtatatgtatatgcgaactagtctctcagtttttgagatatcgatctgaaatttgctcACGTCCTATTCTCCCCAAGAaggtgtcatacaaactaatccaTCCAGTTcatgtatttgtatggaaaagttttttatttgacaagatacctTTATGAAATTTGGAGTGAATTATTGTGAAAGGCAACGCCACAATCTCTGAATTGTTCCAttgtagcatatagttgtcattcaaactggccgatcgagttttttgtatggaaacctttcaTTTGTAAAgtgtattctagcttcggttaacgtttttgcttgtttagTACCGAAGTCTATCTTCCCAATGTGAAAAAAGTAAGAAATGTTTACttcttattatttacaaattttttatctaggttacataaatttacaacaaccTGAAAGTAAATATGTTCAAAACGTGATTAAAAATAACACCCTAAAACCCCTTATCGttctaatatttgaaaaaaaagctcgagaaattttttttgcgattttCAACGAAACGGTAAGTAGAGTCAAAATATTATACTACTAAAATAAAGACATTTTAGATCATTAAATtatctaataaaaatgtaaGAATGCTGTTTTCCTAAGACCTACCGTTTTTGAGATAAAATTATCGTAAACATATATGctcagttgtttttttttaatttttttgcatctaTAAATTCAAAGGCTAAACACCAAAATggtgaaaaatgtatacataaatttgttatataatacTGTACTATCATACTCATTGAACCCCATTAGTAATCAATTCACTTAAAAACATACAGCtaaatgtactcgtatgtaaatGTGTGGAAATTGAAAtacgtggcgtatgagtgacttttaatgcaatttactatgacaaatacatatatctgaGATATTTTTCATAGAGATAACAGGACAACACATGCTTCGCTTCCATTTTAACTTATTAAAAAGGACTTGATAAAATAAGTGTTTGGTAAAGACTTAATTTGGAAAGTGCCAACTTTTCCAATTTCATATTTACACAATACTTTCGCACATAAGGAATGCAGTTTTTATTGAGTGGTATTAATTGTGAACTCGTAGAAGTCAGGTACAAAATGCGTCCAGTGAAATTTGCTGAATCTGCATTATTAACCGTTATTACACCTTACTTATGGACATTATCATTATTCGCTGTCGTGATGCCACCATTTTTGATTTTACGTAGGGCACCATCCGATCGGCTTTGGTTGTTCCACCTATTACGAATTATTTTCGCAGCATATACACTACTTCAATTGACTGTTGGCTTTTCGGTGGAGCATATAAAGAATATCGTGGTCAGTAGCTTTGTGTTGAAAAACTCTTTGGACAACATGACTCGTATTTTATCCATTGGCATCAACATCATGCAAATCATGGTCCAAATAGTGATCTATATGCAAGCATTAACTGGACACCAACTATTACGGAGCATACTCACGAAAGTAGTGCAACTGGAATCGGATATACGAAAACACTGTACGACTATGTGTTCGTTGCGTGCCATTCGTTGGCGGTTCTGTCTACGTATCGGAATTTGGTGGTTCATAGTTTCCTTCTTTCTATTGCAACTGAGTTATGCGCTCTCCGACCAAAATCTGGCGCCGCGTTTTCGTTGGATCACTGTGGTGTTCAGTTTGTTATCACAAATTAAAGTGTTAGAATATTGTGTTAGTGTGCTGTTGATACAGGAATTGTTACACTTGGTCTATCAACAGCTGGCATATTTGCGGCGAGAACTGGCGCTTTGTGAAAACGTAGAATTGCGTGGGAGTTTATATGTAGAATTGCAAAGTAATCAACAGCTACTGGCGCGTGTATGGCAGTTATTGAGTGAAGTGGAGAGATATTTTTGCATTCCTATATCTTTGGTGTTTTTCTATCATGGATTTACTATAACACAAACTATACTTTGGGGTTATACCAATTTGGAATTTGAGGATTTTAATTTGCGATTATGTACGTTAAGTGTAACTCTAAATACTGCTAcagtcatatatatgtatatttaaaaattccatGCATTTAGGTCGTATTGCCTTCACCATTATGATTATTGCTAGTTTGTTTATACCCTGCTACTTGAGTCAATGCTGTATTGATGAGGTAAGATTGAATTATGTTCTTTATGGTTAATACGGGGTGTGTTCAAAAGTTAAGGTGACAGGCGAAATGTTTAAATCGTTAAAAAGGTGTACACTcaaggttgtaccaatctaagAAATGTACAGTACAAATggaccagtccgagtcaaatttgagtGTAAGTACCGTGTAGAAGAACCACGACACAAAAAACACGAAAGAgtagtagaaaataaaaaaattttgagagagATAGTTATTGGAGGATAGTATTAGtaataaagtaaagtaaaatattcaagctttctttaaatattttttttgatacaaaagatattgatatatatttccTTCTTAAACATAGTATAACCGTTTTGGCACTTTACTACACAAACTGAAAACTGTAGGAATCGACGTAAATCTGAGTATGCGTTTACAGGAGTATTCGTTCCAACTTATGCATCAAAAAATGCTCTTCACTTGCGGTGGTCTATTCGATATAAACTTGAAGAACTTTGGAACGGTAAGCttatatgtttaataaatatttttttataaaattgctgaAGTTTATATACGGTTTTATAATTGATTAGATAATCTTGACGATTACAATTTATGTCGTTATATTGATTCAGTTCAAACTACAATCGGTAAAGGAAAGGAGATCCAGCATAGAAACAAGTTTTGGTTGAATTCCTATTGAACCGTTAATTtgttacttttaaatttaaatattttgtgcatgatCGTGCCATATTTTGAGCATATGACGTACCGAATGTTGGTCAAGCACTAAGCAACTTAATTTAGACTACTTGTTTTTTtacatatctatttatttatatctacGAAATACTCTCAAGTGTCTGCAAAACATTATATTAAACCAgaaaggaagtgctaagttcgggcttgcaaggatcaaagcagggtAAAGCACTTTAGgtatggcaaaactttatattaaaacatgttGCGGAAgaattaaacattaattttttaccgaaatCATGAgcgaattacaatcaaatttggtattttattaagtatgtatgttataatTCATAGACTCACTTTGTCTTAGTTTGATTGCTATATTTCACTTCGCCTCAGCCGAAATTATAGTAAAATAAGCGTAAAGGGGTTaagagttaaaaattaaaaacacatgttgaccaacctgaacggtttaaagtcaggtggaaagtagggaatcattatatagggtataCTGGGGGTAGATAAAGGTCtgagctgattgcattaacctttggcatactcgagaacatatttttaagcaattaaaataaataactcacacactgaccgacatattcggcataaagtttgttagaataacgaaaatcctTATATGTAGTCAATGGAGTATTTCGTAGACTAATTTCAGATATTTTCGGTATCAAactatattatatccaatattgtACGCTAAAGTactttgcaaatataatataatatatggaagtATATGGAAGATAGGGGTGGTATTAAccagattttatctattttttccaTTACCTCATACGAATAGAAGAATATActttctgagtttcattaaaatacctcacatatcatcatcaatatatgtggtataaagtcaaccagatgtttgaaaatcttgataTAAGCTAACATGGGGCTAGGGCAGgttttaatccgattttatccattttatgcacaaagatactctgttattagaaaaacacgctctgtcaattttattaaaataattagcacattgaccgatatatgagGTATAAAGTAAATTGGAacttcgaaaattattatattaggtatatggggactaaaggATGTAGTAATACGATTCAACCCATTGGAGACATACAAGCATATCATTATCAGGAAAGAATTTCTTACGTATTTCAATGATAATCCTCACATACTGAACGAAATTTTCCAAAAAGGGTTCGGCATATGGACTAGAGccccatattcggtatctgggagcTTGAGCACTTTGACATTTGTGGGTCATAAGATAGCTAATCTTAAAGACAccattcgtgcaaagttttatcctgatACATTCAtcggtgctttatttgtatactaaaaattattatatgagaagtaggcgtggctgttttccgatttcgcctattttcgcacggTAGCATAGGATAGATAAGGCGACATTGCCTTACCGGCTGAAAATTATCCAGTAAGTCcgaagatatgtgatttcaactAAATGTGGGAGGGGCCACACCAATCGTCCAATTTTAACACAGGCTCCTTTAAAGCCTTCTCGGGTGtagaatttaatgtctctggcgcatttagttattgaattATAGGAGTTTttgacaaaaccgttatatgaagcTTGGGCGGGGTATAATCCggtttcataaattttcacaGCGTGGATAGggttgctaaaaatatttgttctgagcaaatttggttattattaCTTAAATACTTTACGATATATGTTCagtaaacctattagagggtggGGCCATgtccattttttcaattttttttaaatcgcagATGCCCCTACCTAATGCAATTTGTTCTACCATACAACAGTAGTGTATCTTATTgttgagcttagttatggcaatggtccgattacatccatctgtatacttgtattatcCCTTTTCTATCTCTATTAGtataaggtgatacaaacaaccgtcagGTATACCAAACTATCATATTCTGTAACAACTTAATGCAAGAGTATAAACATTTTGATTGGAGcacgatatgttaagaattgaTATTGAATGTAGATAAGTAGTATGTATTTAAGGAAAttcttacatacaaatataaatggcTAAGACGAGTTGGTCAGCGCACAATCGTTTCTTGTCGGTGATATAGTCTACTAGTATCGATATCTGGCATGGCGCAATTGGAGCTGACAATATTCCAAGTTTCGCTGCAACGTTTTCAGCGTGTGATGTTTATAATGGGAATGTTACCGTATTCAAATCACTGTAGCAGCAAATTAGGAATGTCCTGTCGAAAGGGATTTATGTTGAGTTTACACTTTCTggcagtgtttttttttaccggCTTCTTAATAAAAGATCAAATAAAGTATGTAAATGAGGCAATCTACAATGTCAGTGACGTCTTTTCATCGGTTATACATCGTCTGGGCTTTAGCACTTTAATACTTGTTCAACTTATAATACATTTGGAGAGCACTTACAAATCAAATATGTACacggaaatatttaataaatttgaacaAATGCGGAAGTTGTTATTGCGAAAATTTGGAATACAATTTGATTTGTCAAACCTAAAATTTTGTGTCTACATTTTGCAGATTCATTTTACACTCTACTGTGGTTTGTTATTAATGCTTGTAATTACAACGGCTATACAACCAACACCAGTTGTCCGATTACTAATAAGCTTGCACGCAGAGCTAGTGTTAAAGGTCAAATTATTCGAGTTCATGTGTTTCATTATTGTATTCATGGTAATGATCTGTCATGTATGTAGAGCAGCTAAGCAGCATTGTAGACAGTTGGAGGCGACACGATTTGAAAGTAGCTTTCAGCGACGTGAATGTTTATTAGGATTTATAGCACTGCAA
It contains:
- the LOC106619572 gene encoding putative gustatory receptor 98b: MPPPKLTESALIVIITPYLWTFSLFAVVMPPFMILRRTPSDRLEFCIIFAVYILFQLSISVWAEYLNSAKISNFVHRNSMDSVTYVLSLGINIVQLIVQTVIYTQALTGYQLLQSLLDSVMQLESDVRLHCSAVFTFCSMRWRFHKRIDVWLMIVCVFLPQLTYTLGTATLTTLSKCIIVFCSILIQMKGVEYCVWAQIIQELLHLVQQQLIHLKRELVRCKRMELRCSLFAELQANQKLLARVWDLLNRMERFFCIPILFLLFFYNGFLKIQTIHWGYINFELDDFKLRLCRICYIAMLVFSLFIPCYRSQCCIDEYNRFGTILHKLKTVGIDEQLNMRVQEYSLQLMHQKMLFTCGGLFDINLQNFGATILTIATYIVILIQFKLQAETGRKSRLEAHIE
- the LOC106625288 gene encoding putative gustatory receptor 98b; this encodes MRPVKFAESALLTVITPYLWTLSLFAVVMPPFLILRRAPSDRLWLFHLLRIIFAAYTLLQLTVGFSVEHIKNIVVSSFVLKNSLDNMTRILSIGINIMQIMVQIVIYMQALTGHQLLRSILTKVVQLESDIRKHCTTMCSLRAIRWRFCLRIGIWWFIVSFFLLQLSYALSDQNLAPRFRWITVVFSLLSQIKVLEYCVSVLLIQELLHLVYQQLAYLRRELALCENVELRGSLYVELQSNQQLLARVWQLLSEVERYFCIPISLVFFYHGFTITQTILWGYTNLEFEDFNLRLCRIAFTIMIIASLFIPCYLSQCCIDEYNRFGTLLHKLKTVGIDVNLSMRLQEYSFQLMHQKMLFTCGGLFDINLKNFGTIILTITIYVVILIQFKLQSVKERRSSIETSFG
- the Gr98a gene encoding putative gustatory receptor 98a, with product MAQLELTIFQVSLQRFQRVMFIMGMLPYSNHCSSKLGMSCRKGFMLSLHFLAVFFFTGFLIKDQIKYVNEAIYNVSDVFSSVIHRLGFSTLILVQLIIHLESTYKSNMYTEIFNKFEQMRKLLLRKFGIQFDLSNLKFCVYILQIHFTLYCGLLLMLVITTAIQPTPVVRLLISLHAELVLKVKLFEFMCFIIVFMVMICHVCRAAKQHCRQLEATRFESSFQRRECLLGFIALQDLHALLWENMQQLTDYFEWSLPGLFAKQLIDLTLLAYWAVLNLETGTSIVIRYYLIVFWFMKISTLTIACFLCSICERKDRELRSYFRTCLKDRQNLLLMRCMHRISMQLWQETITFVAGSFVTINIETLGKVSNFIVERKLV